The DNA sequence AAGACGGTGAAGAGCCAGTTGGGTCGCACTGTTGGCTATGACAAGCTGCTGATCGCAACCGGTTCCGATCCGTTCATCATCCCGGTTCCGGGCAAGGACCTGCCGGGCGTCATCAGCTTCCGCGACATGAAGGATGTCGATACCATGCTGGAAGCTGCCGGGAAGGGCGGCAATGCAGTGGTCATCGGCGGCGGGCTGCTGGGGCTGGAAGCGGCGCACGGCCTGACCCTGCGCGGCATGAAGGTCACCGTGATCCACCTCATGGACACGCTGATGGAACGTCAGCTGGACGAGGCGGCGGGCTGGCTGCTGAAGACCGCGCTGGAAGGGCGTGGCCAGACCATCCTGACCGGCGCCAACACCGAAGCCATCTATGGTGACGGCAAGGTCGAGGGCGTCCGTCTGAAGGACGGCACCGAAATCCCCGCGAGCCTCGTCGTCATGGCGGTGGGTATCCGCCCCTCGACCGCGCTGGCCCGCGAAGCCGGCCTCGAAGTCAATCGCGGTATCAAGGTCGACGACCATATGGTCACCAGCGACCCCGATGTCCTCGCGGTCGGCGAATGCGTCGAGCATGATGGCAATGTCTATGGCCTCGTCGCGCCGCTGTGGGACATGTGCCGCAGCCTTGCCGACGGCCTGACCGACCAGCATAGCGGCTACAAGGGTTCGGTCACCTCGACCAAGCTCAAGGTTGCGGGTCTGGACGTTTTCTCCGCCGGGGACTTTTCGGGTGGCGAGGGCTGCGAGGACATCGTCCTGCGCGATGCCTCGCGCGGCGTTTACAAGCGCGTCGTCGTCAAGGATGACAAAATCATCGGCGCCGTTCTTTACGGCGATACCGTCGATGGCGGCTGGTATTTCGACCTGCTGAAGCGCGAGGAAAATGTCGCGGACATTCGCGACCTGCTGATCTTCGGTCAGGCCTTCGCCTCTGGAGGAGGCGCGCTGGACCCTAAGGCGGCCGTTGCGGCGCTCTCGGACGATGCCGAGATTTGCGGCTGCAACGGCGTCAGCAAGGGCCAGGTCGTCGCCTGCATCGAAAAGGGCGCATGCAGCCTCGACGCGGTGCGTGGCACTTGCAAGGCTTCGGCCAGCTGCGGCAGCTGCACCGGCCTGGTCGAAAATTTGCTGGCGGTGGTGCTGGGCGACGACGTCCAGTCTGGCCCCAAGACGATGTGCAAGTGCACCAGCTTCGGCCATGACGATGTCCGCCGCGAGATTGTGGCGCAGAATATGCGCTCGATCCCGGAAGTGATGCAGAAGTTGCACTGGTCGACGCCGGATGGTTGTTCGTCCTGCCGTCCGGCGCTCAACTATTATCTGCTCTGCGCGCTGCCCGGCGAATATGTCGATGATCAGCAGAGCCGCTTCGTCAATGAGCGCATGCACGCCAACATCCAGAAGGACGGCACTTATTCGGTGGTGCCGCGCATGTGGGGTGGCCTGACCAACCCGCGTGAACTGCGTGCGATCGCCGATGTGGTCGAGAAATATGACGCGCCGATGGTGAAGGTCACCGGCGGCCAGCGGCTCGACATTTTCGGCATCAAGAAGGAAGACCTGCCCGCCGTCTGGGCCGACCTCAATGCCGCGGGCATGGTGTCGGGCCACGCTTACGGCAAGTCGCTGCGCACGGTGAAGACCTGCGTCGGCTCGGAATGGTGCCGCTTCGGTACGCAGGACTCCACCGGCCTTGGCGTCAAGACCGAACGGATGACCTGGGGATCGTGGATGCCTCACAAGTTCAAGATTGCCGTATCCGGCTGCCCCCGCAACTGCGCGGAGGCGACGATCAAGGACTTTGGCGTGGTCTGCGTAGACTCAGGGTACGAGCTGCATGTCGGCGGCAATGGCGGCATCCATGTCCGCGCCACCGACCTGCTGTGCAAGGTCGCGACCGAGCAGGAGGCGCTCGACTATTGCGCCGCCTTCACCCAGCTCTATCGCGAGGAAGCGCGCTATCTGGAGCGCACCGCGCCCTGGATCGAGCGTGTCGGTGTGGAATATGTGAAGCAGCGGATCGTGGAAGACGAAGCAGGCCGCGAGGCTCTGCGCGCCCGCTTCCTCTACTCGCAGAGCTTCTCTCAGGAGGACCCTTGGGCGCAGCGCGCAGCCGGTGCGGAGAGCGAATTGCACCAGCACCTCGACCCCATCGCCATCGCTGCGGAGTAATCACCATGACGACATGGATCGACATCGGAACGCTGGCCGACATTCCCCAGCGCGGCGCTCGCACGGTGCAAATTGCAGGCGAAAAGGAAATCGCCGTCTTCCGGACCAGCGATGACAAGGTTTTCGCACTGGTCAATGAATGCCCGCACAAGAAGGGCCCGCTGAGCCAGGGCATCGTCCATGGCCACAGCGTCGCCTGCCCGCTGCACAACTGGAACATCGCCCTGAAAACGGGCGAGGCGCAGGGCGCGGACGAGGGCTGCACGCCGACGATCGCCGTGAAAGAGGAGGGCGGTCGCATCCTGATCGCTCGCCCGGCGGCGATGAAGGCAGCAGCCTGAAGCGGGAAATCAGCTTCCGGTCCCTAGCCACAACGGCGGGGACCCGGGTGGGGGTGTCTTGTTGGCCATCCCTTGCGGCAAGCGCCTCCACCCAATTCCTATTCCTCGGGACGAAGAGGTAAGAGCATGACAGAGGCCATCCGCACCACCTGCGCCTATTGTGGCGTCGGTTGCGGCATCTCGGCCACGCCGACCGGACCCCGGTCGGTCACGATCAAGGGCGATGAAGCGCACCCGGCCAATGGCGGGCGCCTCTGCTCCAAGGGCACGCATCTGGGTGAGACGGTGGGGCTGACTGGCCGCCTGCTGCACCCGATGATCGGCAACAAGCGGGCCAGCTGGGACAAGTCGCTGGATCTGGTTGCGAAGAAATTTAAGGAAACCATCGACCGCTATGGCCCCGACAGCGTCGCCTTCTACGTCTCTGGCCAGTTGCTGACCGAAGATTATTATGTCGCCAACAAGCTGATGAAGGGCTTCATCGGCACGTCCAACATCGACACCAACAGCCGCCTGTGCATGTCGAGCGCGGTGGCGGGGCACAACCGTGCGTTCGGTGAAGATGTGGTGCCCGCCACTTATGGCGATCTGGAGCAAGCGGACCTGATCGTCCTCGTCGGCTCCAACACCGCCTGGTGCCACCCGATCGTCTATCAGCGCATCCAGGCCGCGCGCGCCGAACGCGGCACCAAGCTGGTCGTGATCGATCCCCGGCGCACAGAGACTTGCGAGGGCGCGGACCTGCATCTGCCGGTGAAGCCGGGGACGGACGTTGCGTTGATGAACGGCCTGCTCGCGTGGTGCGACGCCGAGGGCATCACCGATCCGGCCTTCATCGCCGATAGCGTCAACGCGCCCGAAGGCTTCTGGGAGCATATCCGCACCGGCCACGACCTCTGGACGACCGCCAAAACCTGCGACATCGCGCCCGCCCAACTGGAGCAGTTCTTCAAGCTCTTCGCCGCCACGGCGCGCACCGTCACCTTGTTCAGCCAGGGCATCAACCAGTCGATCCGCGGCACTGATCAGGTCAACGCGATCATCAACGTCCACCTCGCCACCGGCCGTATCGGCAAGCCGGGCGCCGCGCCTTTCTCCATCACTGGCCAGCCCAACGCGATGGGCGGCCGCGAAGTCGGCGGTCTCGCCTCGACCCTTGCCGCGCACATGGACTTCGCGCCCGAAAATGTGGAGCGGGTCGGCCGCTTCTGGGCCGCCCCCACCATGGCGACCAAGCCCGGCCTGAAAGCCGTCGATCTCTTCCGCGCCATCAACGAAGGCCGGATCAAGGCGCTCTGGGTGATGGCCACCAACCCCGCCGTCTCGCTCCCCGACGCAAGCCGCGTCCGTGAAGCGTTGGAATCTGTGCCCTTCCTCGTCGTGTCGGACATCATCGCCGACACCGACACCAGCGTCCATGCCGACGTCCGCCTGCCCGCAGCTGGATGGGGCGAAAAGGACGGCACCGTGACCAATAGCGACCGCACGATCAGCCGCCAGCGCCCCTTCCTGGCGCTGCCCGGCGAGGCGAAGCCCGACTGGTGGATCATCAAGGAAGTCGGCCGCCGCATGGGCTGGCGCAACGCCTTCGCCTATGACCGGCCTGCCGACATCTGGCGCGAACATGCCCGCCTGACCGCCTATCAGAATGACGGCCAGCGCGTGCTCAACCTGCGCGCGCAAGCCACCATCGGCAACGACGCCTATGAGGCGATGGAGCCCTTCCGCTGGGGTGGCGACAAACCCTTCGCCGACGGCCGCTTCTCAACGCCGGACGGCAAGGCGCGGTTGGTCCTCACCAAGCAGATGGACCTTCAGGAGCCGCTTAAAGCATGGCCGATGACGCTCAACACGGGCCGTTATCGCGACCAGTGGCACACGATGACCCGCACCGGCCTGTCGCCAAAGCTCGCCCGCCATCGCGAAGAGCCGCTGGTCGAGATCCACCCGCGCGATGCCGATGACCTCGGCATTGCCGACGGCGACCTTGCCCGCGTCCAGACCGCGCAGGGCAACAGCATCTTCCGGGTGGCATTCAGCGAAGGCCAGCGCCGGGGCGAGATTTTCACGCCGATCCACTGGACCGACCAAATCTCCACCGGCGGTCGCACCGGCCTGCTGCCCCGGCCGCTGGTCGATCCGCATTCGGGCCAGCCGGGTTTCAAATCGACGCCTGCCAGCGTCGAGCGTGTCGCGACCGAGTGGAAGGGTTTCCTCATCGTCCGGGGTGAGCAGCCGGCGAAGCTCCCATGCCTCTGGGCAACGAAGGTCACGGTGCCGGGGGGCGCGCTCTACGAGATGGCGGGCAATGGCGATCCGGTACGCCTCGAAGCCAGCCTGCCCAAGGGCGACCGCGTCGAGGCTGTGGACATGACGCGCGGCACCCGCCGCATCGCCATCATCCGCGAAGGCAGGCTCGCCGCCGTCCTCTTCGTCACCCGCACCGGCCTGCTCCCCTCGCGCGACTGGCTCATCGGCCAGCTTGAGGCGGAAGAGGTGGGCGCCTCCGTCCTCGCCGCGCGCGGTCCCGGCAATCAGCCGGACAAGGGGCCGACCATCTGCGTCTGCTTCGACATCGGCCTTAATCAGATCGTCGCCGCCATCCGCGACCAGAGCCTGGTCGACGTGCCCGCCATCGGCAAGGCGATCGGCGCTGGCACCAATTGCGGGTCCTGCCGCCCCGCGCTCGCCAACATCCTCGCCCAAATCCCGCAGGAGACGCTTCATGCAGCCGAATGAATTGATCGCCCCCGGTGAAGTCTGGCTGGTCGGCGCAGGGCCGGGCGACCCGGACCTCCTCACCCGCAAAGCCGAAAAGCTGATCGCGGCGGCCGAAATCGTCTTCTACGACGCCCTCGTCGGCCCCGGCGTCCTCGACCTGATCCCCGAAGGCGTCGAGCGGGTCAGCGTCGGCAAGCGTTCCGGCCGCCACAGCAAGGCGCAGGAAAGTATCAACGACCTCCTCCTCGCCGCCGCCAAAGCAGGCAAGCGCGTCGTCCGCCTCAAGGGCGGAGACCCCTCGGTATTCGGCCGCTCGTCCGAAGAGATGGAGCATCTGGCCGCCGACGGCATCCGCTTCCACATCTGCCCCGGCATCACCACGGTCAGCGCAGCAGCGGCGAGCGGCAGCGCCTCGCTCACCCTGCGCGGCAAGGCGCGCGGCCTGACGCTGGTGACCGCGCATCTGAAAGCCGGAGAGCCGCTCAAGCTCGACTGGGAAGCGCTCGCCCGCCCCGGCGGCACGCTCGGCATCTATATGGGCCGCGCCGCCGCCGGAGAGATCAGCCGCCAGCTGATCGCCGCCGGACGCGATCCCGAAACGCCGGTGATGGTGGCGGTCAACGTCTCCCTCCCCACCGAACGCCTGATCCGCGGCAAGTTGTCCGCGCTCGCTTTCCTGGTCGCCACGATCAGCGATGAAGACCCGACCCTGCTGCTGATCGGCGAAGCGGTGGCGGGCACGTCCATGCCTGTAGGGGTTGCAGCCAGCGTCGCTCTTCCGCTTTGAAGGCCGACTCTGCGCAACTTTTGCCCTGAGCTTGTCGAACACCCCTGACCTTAGTTGGAAGGAAGGGAGGGGGCTTCGGCAAGCTCAGTTCGGCTCGCGCCAGTGCGCCAGATCCTCCGGCCGATTGATATTCGGCAGCACCAGTTCCGGCCGCTCCACCACCCGCGCGCCCACCCGCTCGATCCACCCAAAGATCGACCGATTATTCTCTTCCGCCAGATGCGCGTTCAGTTCGTCCGCGAGCGACGCAGGCCAGAAGCCCGCCAGCTGCTGCCCCTTCAGCACCGCCCCACTGTCGCCAATAAGCGCCTCCACCAGCGCCGCCGGATAGACCGGCATGTCGCACCCCGTCGTCAGCACCGCATCATAACCCTTCGTCCGCGCATGATGCAGCGCCGCGTTCAGCCCGCCCAGAGGCCCCAGGTCCGGCGCAGGCCGATCCGCCAGCCCCGTCAGCCCATCGACGCCCCGCCCACAGACCACCACGGCCTCCACATGCGGCGCGATTGCCGCCACCGCATGCGCCATCAGCGTGCGCCCGTCCGGCATCAGCGCCAACGCCTTGTCGCTTCCGAACCGGCTGGATCGCCCACCCGCCAGCACCGCGCCCAGCAATCGCATCGATCCACTCCTTGGCAATAGCCTCACTTTCCCCTATGGCGCGCCGCGTGAACGGGCAACCGTTCACGAAAGATCGCGCCGGAAAGGGAATGCGGTGCGGACGGGATCACCGTCCAACTCCGCGGCTGTCCCTGCAACTGTAAGCGGCGAGCGCGATGCACAGGGAAACCTGCAAGCCTTCAAAGGGGGAGGCGAGGGGGACCAGCCACTGGACCAAAAGTCCGGGAAGGCGTGCATCACCGCGACGACCCGCGAGCCAGGAAACCTACCGGCGCATGGTCGCTCTTGCCTTGGGTCCAGGGATAGGTCCGGGCACGGTGTTTTCCGTCTGAGCGACGAAGCGGCGCAGGGCCGCATCGGTGCGCGTGACGGGGCTGGCGTCTCTTCTTCCCGCATACCGGCCGCTTGTGCGGCAGGCCCTGGGCTCATGTCGCATGGCGCTCAGGGAAGACAGACTATGATCAGGACCGGAATTTCACTGCTGGCGCTGCTCGCCGCCACGCCCGCCCTTGCCGATGATGAGGCGGACGGGATCGTCGTCACCGCGCTCGGCATCGAACAGCCCACCGACGAGGTCGGGCAGGCGGTGACAGTGATCGACGAGAAGACGATCGACACCCGCCAGAATGTCAGCGTCGTCGATCTGCTGATGACGACGCCCGGCATCCGTTTCAACCGCACCGGCAGCTTGGGTAACGTGACCAGCGTATCGGTGCGCGGCGCGGAAACGACGCAGACGCTGGTGCTGATCGACGGCGTGAAGGTCAACGACCCGAGCGGCATCGGCGATCAATATGATTTCGGCAACCTGCTGGTCGGCAACATCCGCAGGATCGAGGTGCTGCGCGGTTCCAACTCCATCGCCTATGGCAGCCAGGCGATCGGCGGCGTCGTCAACATCATGACCGGCATCCCGAGCGAAGGGTTCGGCGGCAAGGCGTCGGTCGATTATGGCTATGCCGATACGCTGAATGCGAAGGCGGATGTATCGGGCACCAGCGGCATATTGTCGGGCGGCGTTGGGCTCGCCTATTTCCGCACCGATGGCATCTCCGCTGTCTCTTCCGATTTCGGTGGCGCGGAAAAGGACGGCTATGAAAATATCACTGGCAATGCCCGGCTGAAGATCGCCTTCACCGATGATCTGAGCCTCGACCTGCGCGGCTATTATATCAACGGTGATCTTGACTATGACAGCTTCTTTGGCGCGCCGACCGATAGCCCTGATGCTGCTAAATCCAATCAATATATCGGCTATGCGGGCCTCAACTTCGCGCTGTTCGAGGGCAAGCTGACCAATCGGGCGGCCGTTACCTGGTATCAGCAGGATCGCGACTATTATTTCGTGCGCGGCAACGCCCCGGACTTCGGCTATTCGGGCACGAACCTGCGCTTCGAATATGAAGGCGTCTATCAGCCCATGGATGACGTCAAGCTGCTGCTCGGCTATGAGCATGAGCGGCCCGATTATGAGTTTTTCGGCTTCGGTTCGCAGGAAAGCCACCGCGCCAATATCGACAGCGTTTATGCCCTCGCGGTGGTGAAGCCAGTTGAAGGCCTGTCCATGACCGCAGGCGTGCGGCATGACGATCACAGCCAGTTCGGGGGTGCGACCACCTTCGGCGCGAACGCCAACTATACCCCCAATGGCGGCGCGACCAATATTCGCCTCAGCTATGGCGAGGGTTTCAAGGCGCCGTCGCTCTACCAGCTTTACGATACATTCAGCGGCAATCCGAACCTGAAGCCCGAGCGGTCGAAGAGCTACGACATCGGCTTCGACCAGAATCTGGGCAGCGACCGGGCGGTGCTGTCCGTCACCGGCTTCTGGCGCGACACGCGGGACCAGCTCAATTACGACAATACGACCTTCACCTATGGCAATCTGGATCGCACCCGGGCCAAGGGTGTGGAATCGATGCTCACGCTGCGCCCGGTCGATGCGCTGACCTTCACCGCCGCCTATAGCTATGTCGATGCGCGGGATCGTTCATCGGGCAGCGCGGCTTTTGGCGAGCGCCTGCTGCGCCGCGCCGCGAATGCGGTGAGCACGTCGATGGATTATGTCTGGCCCATCGGCCTGTCGACTGGCGCGACCGTGACGATGGTCAGCGACAGCGTCGATCTCGACCCCGTGACGCGCAACCGGGTGCAGATTGACGGCTATGCGGTCACGGACATTCGCGCGTCCTTCCCGCTCACGGAAAGGCTCGAAATCTACGGCCGGATCGACAATCTGTTCGATCAGGAATACGCCACAGCCTATGGCTATGGCACCTACGGCCGGTCGGCCTTTGGCGGCGTGCGTGTCCGCTTCTGACGGTAGAAGGTGAAGGGGGTGGGCGACCGCCCCTTATCAGCGGGGCGCGGCCTTTGGCTGCGTCCTGCCTTTGCCTGCGGCATCCGCCTGCGCGATGATGCTGCGTGCGGCCTGCACATAGGCGGGGCCGCCGCACACCGTCCATGCTTGCGGCACGCGGATGCGGGGGATGGATCGCAGCACCGGATGGTGGAGCATCTCCGTCCCCTGGTCGACGACCTTCTCGCTGCCTTCTTCCACGATCAGATAATCAGGCCTAGCCGCGATCATTTCCTCCAGCGGCACTTGCGCCAGCGCTGGCTTGCCAAGCTTCGCCGCCAGATTGGTGAGGCCCGCGCGCCGGATCAGCTCATCGACCAAAGTGCCGGTCCCGGTCATATAGCCGCGCCGCTGATAATAGGCAGCGACGCCGCCGCGCCGGGACCGGGGCAGGGCGGCAAGGTCCCGCTCCATGCCCGCGATCATCGCCTCACCCCGCTCGGGATGGCCGATGGCGGCGGCGGCCTGCCGGATCTGGTCGCGGATGGCGGCGAAGCTGTCCGCGCTCGCCAGCCCCAGCTTGCGCCATCGTCCGTCCGGCGCGCCCACAACACCGCCAGCGCCATCGGGAAAGCCGATCACCAAATCGGGACGCAGCGCCAGCACTTCTTCGGCCGGGCGCTTCAATATGGGGAAGCGCTTCGCCTTGGCGACCGCCGCCGACAGTTCCGGATCATGCCCATAGGGGCTCAAGGCGGCGATCTGCCCCGGATCGGCGAGCGCCAGCACATATTGATCGGAACAGGTGTTGAGCGACACGATGCGCCGGGGCGGCGCGGGGGCGGCTCCGGTCAGGCCAAGCGCCAGCAGCGCGGCGATGATCTTTTTAGCAGGCACCTTGTCTGCTCTAGCCAGCGGCAGCGGAGAAGCAAGCCATGAGCGCCCGCCGCCATCGCTTGCTGCTCCCGGCCCTGGCCCTGCTGACTCTGCTGGCAGCGCTCGGCTCTCTCACGCTCGGCGCGGTTCCGCTCTCGCCTGCCCGCATCATGGCCGTTCTCTCAGGCGGTGGTGACGAGGTCGCGCGCGCCATCCTCATCGACCTGCGCCTGCCGCGCATGTTGCTGGGCCTCATCGTCGGCGCGATGCTGGGCCTCGCCGGAGCGGCGCTGCAAGGCTATCTGCGCAACCCGCTGGCTGAACCTTCGGTGCTTGGCGCGTCCAACTCGGCTGCGCTCGGCGCCGTGTGCGCGCTCTATTTCGGGCTGGCGCAGTTGCATCCCGCCATCCTGCCGATCCTCGCCATTGCCACCAGCCTTGTCGCCATCGGGGCGCTGTTCCTGCTGGCGGGGCCATCGGAAAGCCCGCTGACGCTGATCCTCGCGGGCATCGCGGTGGCGACGCTGGCGGGGGCGGGGATCAGCCTGTCGCTCAACCTGTCGCCCAATCCCTTCGCGGCGATGGAGATCATGAGCTGGCTGATGGGCAGCCTTGAGAATCGCAGCTATGCCCATGTCTGGATCGCGATGCCCTGCGTCTTCATCGGCGCTGCCCTGTTGATTGCGGACGGCCGCAGCCTCGACGCATTGACCTTGGGCGAGGAGGGCGCGCAGGCGCTCGGCGTCGATCTTGGCAAGGCGCGGCTGCGCATGATGCTGGGGGTCGCGATCGGCGTCGGCGGCGCGGTCGCCGTGTCGGGGGCGATCGGCTTTGTCGGGCTGATCGTGCCGCATCTTGTCCGGCCGCTGACCGATCGATCGCCTTCGGCCATCCTTCTTCCTTCGCTGCTCGGCGGCGCGGCGCTGCTGACGCTGGCCGATATTGGCGTGCGCCTGATCCCCACCAGCAGCGAATTAAAGCTCGGCGTCCTGACTGCATTGCTCGGCGTCCCCGTCTTCCTCGTCCACTTGATGCGGGAGCGGCGGCTATGGTGACCATCCGCACGCAAGACCTGTCCGTTCGCCTTGGCCGCCATGCCGCCGTGACCGGCGTCACCACGGTGCTGGAGCCGGGGCAACTGATCGGCATCATAGGTCCCAATGGCGCTGGCAAATCCACGCTGATCCGCGCTCTGCTCGGCCTCGTCCGCGCGGAAAGTGGCGCGGTTACTATCGACGCCCTTCCGATCGCCAGCCTCAGCCGAAAGGACATAGCCCGCCGAGTCGCCTATCTCCCCCAAGGCCAGACGCTGCACTGGCCGTTGCTGGTCGAACGACTGGTAGCGCTCGGCCGCATGCCGCATCTGGGTCCGTTGTCCCGCCTCTCGCCCGAGGACGAAGCGATGGTCGATGCCGCGCTCGCTCGCGCCGATGTGCTGCATTTGAAAGGCCGAATCGCAACCGAGCTATCAGGCGGCGAACGCGCCCGCGTCCTCCTCGCCCGTGCGCTGGCAGTAGGCGCGCCAGCCCTGATCGCCGACGAACCCCTCGCGGCGCTTGATCCGGGGCATCAGCTGGATGTCATGGACCTGTTGAAGGCCG is a window from the Sphingobium sp. Cam5-1 genome containing:
- the nirB gene encoding nitrite reductase large subunit NirB produces the protein MDFQNNAGPETANEEELFVPSDDVREHLVVVGNGMAGCRAVEELLARDAGRYRVTIFGAEPYVNYNRIMLSPVLAGEKSFDDIVINSREWYDENKIELIAGDPVTAIDRVAKTVKSQLGRTVGYDKLLIATGSDPFIIPVPGKDLPGVISFRDMKDVDTMLEAAGKGGNAVVIGGGLLGLEAAHGLTLRGMKVTVIHLMDTLMERQLDEAAGWLLKTALEGRGQTILTGANTEAIYGDGKVEGVRLKDGTEIPASLVVMAVGIRPSTALAREAGLEVNRGIKVDDHMVTSDPDVLAVGECVEHDGNVYGLVAPLWDMCRSLADGLTDQHSGYKGSVTSTKLKVAGLDVFSAGDFSGGEGCEDIVLRDASRGVYKRVVVKDDKIIGAVLYGDTVDGGWYFDLLKREENVADIRDLLIFGQAFASGGGALDPKAAVAALSDDAEICGCNGVSKGQVVACIEKGACSLDAVRGTCKASASCGSCTGLVENLLAVVLGDDVQSGPKTMCKCTSFGHDDVRREIVAQNMRSIPEVMQKLHWSTPDGCSSCRPALNYYLLCALPGEYVDDQQSRFVNERMHANIQKDGTYSVVPRMWGGLTNPRELRAIADVVEKYDAPMVKVTGGQRLDIFGIKKEDLPAVWADLNAAGMVSGHAYGKSLRTVKTCVGSEWCRFGTQDSTGLGVKTERMTWGSWMPHKFKIAVSGCPRNCAEATIKDFGVVCVDSGYELHVGGNGGIHVRATDLLCKVATEQEALDYCAAFTQLYREEARYLERTAPWIERVGVEYVKQRIVEDEAGREALRARFLYSQSFSQEDPWAQRAAGAESELHQHLDPIAIAAE
- the nirD gene encoding nitrite reductase small subunit NirD, which gives rise to MTTWIDIGTLADIPQRGARTVQIAGEKEIAVFRTSDDKVFALVNECPHKKGPLSQGIVHGHSVACPLHNWNIALKTGEAQGADEGCTPTIAVKEEGGRILIARPAAMKAAA
- a CDS encoding nitrate reductase; this translates as MTEAIRTTCAYCGVGCGISATPTGPRSVTIKGDEAHPANGGRLCSKGTHLGETVGLTGRLLHPMIGNKRASWDKSLDLVAKKFKETIDRYGPDSVAFYVSGQLLTEDYYVANKLMKGFIGTSNIDTNSRLCMSSAVAGHNRAFGEDVVPATYGDLEQADLIVLVGSNTAWCHPIVYQRIQAARAERGTKLVVIDPRRTETCEGADLHLPVKPGTDVALMNGLLAWCDAEGITDPAFIADSVNAPEGFWEHIRTGHDLWTTAKTCDIAPAQLEQFFKLFAATARTVTLFSQGINQSIRGTDQVNAIINVHLATGRIGKPGAAPFSITGQPNAMGGREVGGLASTLAAHMDFAPENVERVGRFWAAPTMATKPGLKAVDLFRAINEGRIKALWVMATNPAVSLPDASRVREALESVPFLVVSDIIADTDTSVHADVRLPAAGWGEKDGTVTNSDRTISRQRPFLALPGEAKPDWWIIKEVGRRMGWRNAFAYDRPADIWREHARLTAYQNDGQRVLNLRAQATIGNDAYEAMEPFRWGGDKPFADGRFSTPDGKARLVLTKQMDLQEPLKAWPMTLNTGRYRDQWHTMTRTGLSPKLARHREEPLVEIHPRDADDLGIADGDLARVQTAQGNSIFRVAFSEGQRRGEIFTPIHWTDQISTGGRTGLLPRPLVDPHSGQPGFKSTPASVERVATEWKGFLIVRGEQPAKLPCLWATKVTVPGGALYEMAGNGDPVRLEASLPKGDRVEAVDMTRGTRRIAIIREGRLAAVLFVTRTGLLPSRDWLIGQLEAEEVGASVLAARGPGNQPDKGPTICVCFDIGLNQIVAAIRDQSLVDVPAIGKAIGAGTNCGSCRPALANILAQIPQETLHAAE
- the cobA gene encoding uroporphyrinogen-III C-methyltransferase, which codes for MQPNELIAPGEVWLVGAGPGDPDLLTRKAEKLIAAAEIVFYDALVGPGVLDLIPEGVERVSVGKRSGRHSKAQESINDLLLAAAKAGKRVVRLKGGDPSVFGRSSEEMEHLAADGIRFHICPGITTVSAAAASGSASLTLRGKARGLTLVTAHLKAGEPLKLDWEALARPGGTLGIYMGRAAAGEISRQLIAAGRDPETPVMVAVNVSLPTERLIRGKLSALAFLVATISDEDPTLLLIGEAVAGTSMPVGVAASVALPL
- the mobA gene encoding molybdenum cofactor guanylyltransferase, with product MRLLGAVLAGGRSSRFGSDKALALMPDGRTLMAHAVAAIAPHVEAVVVCGRGVDGLTGLADRPAPDLGPLGGLNAALHHARTKGYDAVLTTGCDMPVYPAALVEALIGDSGAVLKGQQLAGFWPASLADELNAHLAEENNRSIFGWIERVGARVVERPELVLPNINRPEDLAHWREPN
- a CDS encoding TonB-dependent receptor plug domain-containing protein yields the protein MIRTGISLLALLAATPALADDEADGIVVTALGIEQPTDEVGQAVTVIDEKTIDTRQNVSVVDLLMTTPGIRFNRTGSLGNVTSVSVRGAETTQTLVLIDGVKVNDPSGIGDQYDFGNLLVGNIRRIEVLRGSNSIAYGSQAIGGVVNIMTGIPSEGFGGKASVDYGYADTLNAKADVSGTSGILSGGVGLAYFRTDGISAVSSDFGGAEKDGYENITGNARLKIAFTDDLSLDLRGYYINGDLDYDSFFGAPTDSPDAAKSNQYIGYAGLNFALFEGKLTNRAAVTWYQQDRDYYFVRGNAPDFGYSGTNLRFEYEGVYQPMDDVKLLLGYEHERPDYEFFGFGSQESHRANIDSVYALAVVKPVEGLSMTAGVRHDDHSQFGGATTFGANANYTPNGGATNIRLSYGEGFKAPSLYQLYDTFSGNPNLKPERSKSYDIGFDQNLGSDRAVLSVTGFWRDTRDQLNYDNTTFTYGNLDRTRAKGVESMLTLRPVDALTFTAAYSYVDARDRSSGSAAFGERLLRRAANAVSTSMDYVWPIGLSTGATVTMVSDSVDLDPVTRNRVQIDGYAVTDIRASFPLTERLEIYGRIDNLFDQEYATAYGYGTYGRSAFGGVRVRF
- a CDS encoding ABC transporter substrate-binding protein translates to MPAKKIIAALLALGLTGAAPAPPRRIVSLNTCSDQYVLALADPGQIAALSPYGHDPELSAAVAKAKRFPILKRPAEEVLALRPDLVIGFPDGAGGVVGAPDGRWRKLGLASADSFAAIRDQIRQAAAAIGHPERGEAMIAGMERDLAALPRSRRGGVAAYYQRRGYMTGTGTLVDELIRRAGLTNLAAKLGKPALAQVPLEEMIAARPDYLIVEEGSEKVVDQGTEMLHHPVLRSIPRIRVPQAWTVCGGPAYVQAARSIIAQADAAGKGRTQPKAAPR
- a CDS encoding FecCD family ABC transporter permease yields the protein MSARRHRLLLPALALLTLLAALGSLTLGAVPLSPARIMAVLSGGGDEVARAILIDLRLPRMLLGLIVGAMLGLAGAALQGYLRNPLAEPSVLGASNSAALGAVCALYFGLAQLHPAILPILAIATSLVAIGALFLLAGPSESPLTLILAGIAVATLAGAGISLSLNLSPNPFAAMEIMSWLMGSLENRSYAHVWIAMPCVFIGAALLIADGRSLDALTLGEEGAQALGVDLGKARLRMMLGVAIGVGGAVAVSGAIGFVGLIVPHLVRPLTDRSPSAILLPSLLGGAALLTLADIGVRLIPTSSELKLGVLTALLGVPVFLVHLMRERRLW
- a CDS encoding ABC transporter ATP-binding protein; amino-acid sequence: MVTIRTQDLSVRLGRHAAVTGVTTVLEPGQLIGIIGPNGAGKSTLIRALLGLVRAESGAVTIDALPIASLSRKDIARRVAYLPQGQTLHWPLLVERLVALGRMPHLGPLSRLSPEDEAMVDAALARADVLHLKGRIATELSGGERARVLLARALAVGAPALIADEPLAALDPGHQLDVMDLLKAEARAGSLVVTVLHDLGMAARYCDRLLLMDNGRLVAEGKPMEVLTEQSLAEVYGISACIEADGEWPLILPTGRIKS